The Deltaproteobacteria bacterium sequence GGGTTGATGTTGTCGAGCAGCCGGAACACGTCGGTCTCGCCCCAGGCGAGGATCTGGCGGCCGACGCGGAGGAAGAGCGGACCCTTCTCGAAGTCGACGTAGCCGAGGAAGAAGCGGTGGCGTTGGCGCGCGATACGGCGCAGGAAGTCGATGCGGCGCTTGATGTACGCGTCGGGGAGGCGGTTGCTGAGCAGCCCCGGGATGTTGGGGAGATCGAGGCGCACGGCCTGGAGCTTGCGGAACTGGTGGTGGAACTCGTCGGGCCCGTAGTCGTAGATTCCCTCGCCCTCGCCGCGGTACTGGAGGCTGTACTTGAGGGTGTTCGGGTCGATCCAGCCGAACAGCCGGGCGAGGCCGTAGCCCGTCTTGGCGAGCCTGCGCACATCGTGATCGAGCTTCAGCTCGAGGAAGTATCGGTGCTGGCGGAGATGACCGGCGGCGGAGTTCGGAAAGCTGAGCGGGTCGTCGCTGCCGCCCATCTTCTCGGTGCCGATGCGCGCCGCGGTGTAGGCGCGGAGCCCGAGACGCATCTCGCCGCGGTCGTCGAGCGTGAGGGCGCGCGCCGGGCGGGCGATCGCGCCGAGGACCAGGCTGGCGAGGAGTAGCCGCCGCGCATGCCGCCTCGTGGCCGTCGTCATGGGGCCTCCGTGTCGCCGCGCTCGAGGCCGCCGCGCGCGCGGCCGGCGGCCTTATAGGAAGGGGCTTCGCGGGGTGTCAAGGAGGGAGGCGGCGGGCCTCATTCACGGCCGCCCGGCCGGCGGCGGTACTCGACCAGGGCGGCCAGGCCGTCGGGGCAGAACGGCTCGCGCGCGGCGCGCGCCGCGACCGCCTCCAGGGCGAGGAACTCGCCGCGCACGATCTCCTCGGGCTGGAGGCGGAAGGGGCCGTCGTGCCGCGCGCGGTACACCATGCCGTGCACCACGGTGTGCTCGTCCGCCCAGCGAAGCGGGAAGAGCGGCTCGGGCTCGAGCTCGACGCCGAGCTCCTCGCGCACCTCGCGGCGTGCGCCCTCGTCGAACGACTCGCCCGCCGCGAGCACGCCGCCGACGGCGACGTCCCAGCGCCCCGGGTAGACGTCCTTGTCGGGAGAGCGCAGGTGGACGAAGAGCTCGCCCCGCCGGTTGAAGACGAGGACGTAGGTCGAGCCGTGCGGCAGGCGGCGCGCGCGCATCTCGCGCCGCGTCACGGTGGCCACCGGGCGGCCGTGGTCGTCGAGGACCTCGACCAGCTCGGCGCCGGGATCGCGGCTCACCCCCAGGGCTCCTCGAAGCGGCCGCCCACCGCCGCCAGCTCCTCGGGCGTGTTCACGTTGACCAGGCTCGCCGCCGCGCCGCGCACCCGGCCGAGCTCGGCCTCGCTCACGTAGTCGACGCGGATCGTGCCGAGGAAGTCGCGGAGCGTCGGGCGGCCGGCGCGCAGGCTCGCCTCCGTCGCCGGGAGGCAACGCGCCGCGTACACGGCGTGCAGTGGCTCGACGTCGCCCTGCCAGCGCGGCACGACGGCATCGGCACCGCCGATGCGGGCCAGCAGGAAGCGGATGACGTGCGGGTCGAGCCCCGGCATGTCGCACGCGGCGACGAAGGCGTACGGGTGTCGTGCCGCGAGCAGCGCCGCGTGGATGCCCGCCAGCGGCCCGCAGCCCGGGAAGCGGTCGGCGACCGTCTCGACGCCGAGGCCGCGGAAGCGCTCGGGGCGGTTGGTCGCCACCAGGACCTGGGGAAAGAGATCGTGGAACAACCGGATCGTCCGCACCGCGATCGGCTCGCCGCCCACCGCGGCGAATGCCTTGTCGCGCCCGCCCATGCGAGAGGCGCGCCCGCCGGCGACGATCACCCCCGCGACCGAGGCGGTCATGCGGCAGGCAAAGGTACCGGCCGGCTCCGCCGTGTCAACCGCCCGACCCGCGTGGGTTGACATCGACGGCGGGGGGCGCGAGAGTCCGGAGGCCGCTCGATGGAAGCGTGGGAGCTCGAGGTCCTCGAACGCGCGGCCGAGTGTCTCGCCCGCGCGCGCTACCTGATCGCGCTCACCGGGGCTGGCCTGTCGGTGGAGAGCGGCATCCCACCCTTCCGTGGGCCCGGCGGCCTGTGGACCAAGCATGGCGAGCCGCCCATGGACGGCTACCAGCGCTTCCTCCGGGACCCGCGGCGCGCCTGGGAGGAGCGGCTCAACCCGGCGGGCCCCATGCGCGAGCTCTGGGAGGCGCTCGCGGCGGCGCGGCCGAACCCCGGCCACACGGCGCTGGCGGAGCTCGAGGAGCTCGGCGTCCTCAAATGCACGATCACGCAGAACGTGGACAACCTGCACCGCGCCGCGGGCAGCGAGCGCCTGCTCGAGATCCACGGCAACGCGACCTTGATCCGCTGCATCGAGTGCATCGCGCGCTACCCGCGCGAGTCGATCGACTTCGCCGAGCTGCCGCCGCGTTGCCCGAGCTGCCGCGGGATATTGAAGAGCGACACGGTGTCCTTCGGCGAGCCGATCCCGCCCGACGTCCTCGACCGCTGCTTCGAGGAGGCCGAGCGGGCCGACTGCATGATCGTCGCCGGTACCTCGGCGACCGTCTACCCGGCGGCGCAGTTCCCGATCACCATCCACCAGCGCGGTGGTGACCTGCTGGAAGTCAACCCCTACGACTCGGAGATCACCCCGCTCTGCCGCCACGCGCTGCGCGGGCCGGCGGGGGAGATCCTGCCGCAGCTGGTCGAGCGGCTGCGGGCGCGGCTGTAGCGGCCCGCGCTACGGCGTGCCGAACCCGTTCAGCGCCTGCACCCGCCCGCGCCCGTCGAAGCTCACGCTGCGGCCGTCGGCCCAGTACCACGTCGTCCAGCCGCCGGAGTTCGCCTCCGCGTACTGCGGCGGACCGGCGAGCCGCTCGACGTCGGCGCGCGACATGCCGCGCTTGACGGAGCGAATCGCCTGGTAGGCGGGCCGCGCCGCACTCGCAGGCGGCGGTGGGGGCGCCTGGGCCCCCTCGGCGGCGGCGAGCGCCGCGTTCCGCTGCTCCATCTGCGCCAGCAGCGTGTCCAGGCGCTCCTCCACTCCGGCGAGGCGCTCGGTCAGGTCCTCGATGCGCGTCAGCACGTCGGCCAGCCGTTGCGCCGCCTCGGCCTGGGCGCGCGGGGCGCCCTCCGGGCCGCGCTCCTCGCGCCGCCGGGCGCCCGCGAGCGAGAGCGCCTCTGAGCTTGCGACCTCGATCTCGGGCTTGCCGTCGTTCTTCCGGATGGTGCCGTGCACGAGGACGTGCTGGCCCTTGTAGCGGCGCTCGAGCTCGGCGGGCGGCAACGCGTCGAAGCTCCGCGCCTGGACGACGGCGGTGAAGCGGTTGAACGTGGGCTCGAAGGCGAGCAGGCAGGAGATCGGCGAGCAGTGCACGTCCACCACGCGGCCCTCGACGGTCGCCTGCTCGCCGACGTGCTTGTCGGCCTCCTCCCATGTGATCGTCGCCTCCGCGGCGGCGAGCGCCGGGAGGGCGACGAGGAGCGTGATCGGGAGCGCACGCAAGCTTGACCCCTTCGGAGTGAAGCCTCTATAAGCCGCCCGGATCGCCGAGTCCACAGCCCACGGCGCATGCCCGAGTACAGCGGACCGCTCCCCCTCCCCACGCCCGAGACGCGTCCCTTCTGGGAGGCGGCGCGGCGGCACGAGCTCTCGCTGCAGCGCTGCCGCACGTGCGGCGCGCACGTCTTCTACCCGCGCGCCGTCTGCCCGCGCTGCCTCGGCGCCGATCTCGAGTGGCGGCGCGTCTCCGGGCGCGGCCGGCTGCACACCTTCACGGTGGTGCACCGCGGGGCCCGGAACTTTCCCCTCCCGGTGCCCTACGTGATCGCGATCGTCGAGCTCGACGAGGGCCCGCGGATGATGACCAACCTGGTCGGCATTGCGCCCGACCCGGCGAAGATCACGATCGGCATGCCGGTCGAGGTCGTGTTCGAGGACGTGTCGCCCGAGGTCGCGCTGCCGCGCTTCCGGCCCGCATGAGCCCGGAGGCGCGCCGCATGAGGGGCCGAGTCGCCATCGTGGGCGCGGCCGAGGCGGACGAGCACGGGAAGCTGCCGCACAAGTCGGCCTTCCAGCTCCATGCCGAGGCGGCGCGCAACGCGCTCGCCGACGCGGGGCTCCGCAAGGACGCGGTCGACGCCGTCTTCAGCGCCGGCCTGTGGATGGGCTCGGAGACCGCCGAGTACCTGGGCATCCGCCCACGCTACATCGACGGCACGCAGATCGGCGGCTGCTCCTTCATCGCGCACGTCGAGCACGCGATGGCGGCCATCGCGGCGGGCGTGTGCGAGGTCGCGCTCATCACGCACGGCGAGAGCGGCGCCTCGCGCATCGGCATGCCCGGCACGCGCTTCGGTCCCGACTCGTGGCGGCTCCAGTTCGAGCAGCCCTTCGGCCTGGCCGGCCCGCCGACGGGCTACGCGCTCGCCGCCGCCCGCCACATGCACGAGTTCGGGACGACGAGCGAGCAGCTCGCCGAGGTCGCGGTCGCGACCCGCAAGTGGGCGCAGCTGAACCCCCGTGCCTTGATGCGCGATCCGCTCACGGTGGAGGACGTGCTCGCCTCGCGCATGATCTCCTGGCCGCTTCATCTCCTCGACTGCTGCCTCGTGACCGACGCCGGCGGGGCGGTGGTGGTGACCTCGGCCGAGCGCGCGCGCGACTGCCTCCAGCGGCCGGTCTACGTGCTCGGCACGGGCGAGGCGTCCACCCACGTCATGGTGAGCCAGATGCCGGACTTCGCGCGTTGGGAGGCGGCGCGCATGGCGGGCGAGCGCGCCTTCGCCATGGCGGGCGTCACGCCCGCCGACGTCGACGTGGCCCAGGTCTACGACGCGTTCACGATCGTGCCGATCATGGCGCTGGAAGCCCTCGGCTTCTGCAGGGAGGGCGAGGGCGGCGCGTTCGTCGCGGGCCAGCGTACCGCGCCGGGCGGCGACTTCCCGATGAACACCAACGGCGGCGGCCTCTCCTACACGCACAGCGGCATGTACGGGATGTTCACGCTGGTCGAGGCGGTGCGGCAGCTGCGCGGCGAGTGCGGGCCCCGGCAGGTCGCCGGCGCCAGGATCGCCCTCTGCCACGGTCTCGGCGGCATGTTCAGCGCCGCGGCGACGCTGATCGCAGGCACCGAGGTCCCATGATGCATGCGGCGCCCGTCCTTCTCTACACCAGGACCGGCTGCCCGTACTGCGCGGCGATGCGCGCCGAGCTCGCGGCGCGCGGCGTGGCCGTGCGCGAGGTCAACCTCACGGAGCACCCCGAGGCGGTCGCCGAGCTGCTCAAGGTGACGCGCGGGCGGCGGATCGTGCCCGTCGTGGTCGGGGGCGGGCGGATCGAGATCGCGCCGGAGGGCGGGTCCTCGTTCTGACGGCCCGCTCTGAGGCTGTGAACGTCACTGCCGCGCGAAGCGGATTTCGGTGTCGCTCACCCCGTCGATGGAACGGGTCCAGACCGCGTTTGCGCGCCCGGCGCCGTCGAGCGTGACGGACTGGAAGTCGAGCAGCTCGCGATCGGCGCTGCAGCCGACGCCCTGGGTGCAGATCGGCCCGCTCTTCACCGGGACCGAGTCGATGACGGCGAGCGGCGCGAAGGTGGCGCCGCCGTCCGTGCTCTCGAGGTAGGCCTCGAACCACTGGCTCCCCTCGGCCACCGTGTCCGGTGTCCCCCCGGCGTCGGCGTGGTAGAGGGTCACCGAGACCTTGCCGCCCCCGGCCGCGACCCACGGGTAGACCGACGTGCCGGCCGAGACGAGGGTCGCCGGCGCGGTCCAGCTCGCTCCCCAGTCGGCGGAGCGCGCGTAACGTACGCGCGACGACGCCGTGCCGAAGACCTCGAGCCAGACGGCGTGCAGGCTGCCGTTGCCGGCCGAGGCCACCACCGGAAACGCGAGCGTGGTATCGGCGGAGCTCGCCGCCGAGATCGCCACGTTCGTGAACGTGAGGGCGCCATTGGTGGAGCGGGCAAACTTGATGCCCCCGCTGGAGGTCGCGTAGATCAGGCCCACGCGATCGCCCGAGCCGAGGATGTCCGGGCCCGGCTCGGCGAGCAGGTTCCCCGGCGGGCAGACGCAGCCGGTCTGATCGACGGGGGTGGCCGCGACGGTGGAGACCGGGAAAACGAGGCCGTCGGCAGGTGCCGCCGACTTGGAGACCACGAGCCCGAGCGGGATCTGGTGCGTCGCGTGGTAGACGTTCCCCCCGCCGGCCGCCGCCACCCACTGGCGGTCCTGGCTCACCACGCCCTGGAGCGGGTTCGCGAGCCAGCTCGCGCCGTCGGTGGAGCGCGACACGGTGGCGCTCCCGAGCCACAGGTCGGTCATGTACAGCGTGCCCGTCCCCGGGTCGACGGAGAGGTCCGAGTCGCCACCGCCGGGCAGGTTGGCGCGGCCTCCGGGCGGGGTCAGCGTCCAGGTCGCGCCCCCGTCGTCCGAGCGGAACACGAAGCTCGGCGAGCCGGGCAGGTTCGAGAGCAGCCCGGCGGGCGCGTTGACGTAGATGGTGCCGTCGGGGGCGACGTCGATGCCGGGCTCGCCCGTGTCGAGGCCGGTGACGACCACGGGGGAGCCGAAGCCGCCGGCGCCGCGCGCCGCCGTCGCGATCATGAGGCCCAGAGCGAGTGCGAGGGTCGACGGGCGTGCCTTCATGGAGGGCATGGATAGCAGACGGGAGGAGTCGTCGGGATCACGTCTTCGGGATCACGTCTCCACCGGCTCGATCGGGGAGTGCGGCGAAGAAAAAGGGGGGGCGATCGAGTCTCCTACCCGGGGTCGAGTCGCTGGCCGATGGGCATGGACCCGGCTGGTAGGGGCCGCGCTGGACCGGCTACACTCGGTCGATGCCGCCGCGCCTCTACCTCCGTCTCGGCGACCGTGTCTTCCATACCGATCACGAGGAGTGGGGCGAGGGTGCCGTGGTCGAGGAGATGACCTCGGTCCTCGAGGGCGGCACCTGCCTCGTGCGCATCATGTTCGCCGACGGCCGCCAGCGCACCTTCCACAACGACCTGGAGAGCAACCTCTGCTGCTACTTCTTCGGGCTGCGCAAGCACTGGCGGGGCGCCGCGCGGGTCCTCTTCGAGCCGGAGGCACCGCGCGGCCGCGCGCCGCGGCGCCGGCTACCGTGAGCCGGAGGCGTTGGACTCGGGCAACGGCCGGCCCCAGGGGTCGGTCCGCGGGATGCGGAGCCCGGCGAGCGTCCGCAGCGTGTCCGGGTTGACCCAGGGGATGCCGAGCGCGCACGGCTGCGGCATGCCCTGCTCGTCCGCCTCCTCGTAGGCGGGAAAGCCGCCCTTCTGGAAGTGGAGGAGCATCCGCCGCGCCATGCTCTCCATGTAGTCGAGGCCCGGCGTTGCCGCAACGGCTCGCGCCGCGCTATGGCTCGGTGATGGACCGCCTTGCGCTCGGCCTGATGCCCCTCCGGGACGCCTCGCCGCGCGACGTCGTCGCGTGGTCGCAGCGAGCGGAGGCGCTCGGCTTCGAGGCGGTCTTCATCTCGGAGTCGTACGGCGACTCGCTCGCCTACGCCGAGGCGGTGGCGCTCGCGACCGACCGCCTGCGCGTCGGCACGGCGATCACCAACGTCTACCTCCGCCAGCCGACGCTGCTCGCCGAGCAGGCCGCCGCGGCGCAGGAGTTCTCGGGCGGCCGTCTCCTGCTGGGTCTCGGCGTCGGGCACCGCGCCGTCAACGAGCCGCTCGGCATCGACATGGGCGACCCGCTCGGGAAGATGCGCCAGGTGATCGGCACGCTGCGCAGCGCGTGGACCAGCGGACCGCACCAGCCGCGGCCGGCGATCCAGCCGAAGCTCCTGGCCGCCGCCCTCGCCGAGCGCATGATCGAGCTCGCGGGCGAGCTGACCGACGGGCCGATCTTCAATCTCTTCCCGCTCGCGCGCTACCCGCGTGCGCTGGCCGCGCTCGGCCGCGGCGCGGCGCGCGCCGGGCGCGATCCCGGCGCGCTCCAGGTCTGCCACTTCACCACCTGCTACCTCGCCGACGACGGGGCGGCAGCGCTCCGGGAGGCGAAGCGCATGCTCGCACGCTACGCGAACCTGCCCTTCTACGGCAACATGCTGGCCGCGAGCGGCTTCCGCGCCGAGGTGGAGGCGGTGCGCGTCGCGTGGCGGACGCGGGACGTGGCGCGCGCCGAGGCGGCGGTGAGCGACGCGCTGGCCGACGCGGTGACGCTCGCGGGTGATCCGGCGCACTGCCGCGCGCGGCTCGCCGCCTACCGCAGGGCGGGGGCGAGCCTCGCGATCGTGTTCCCCAATCCGGTCGGCGAGTCGCGCGCGGCCGCGGTCGAGCGCACGCTCACGGCCTTCGCGCCACGCGGTTCCCTTTGAAAGCCCGCAGACGCGCTGGTAGGTAGCGTGACCGGCGCTCCGATGGACTACAAGGCGACGCTCAACCTGCCGCGCACCGACTTCCCGATGAAGGCGAACCTCGCCCAGCGGGAGCCGGAGACGGTGCGGCGCTGGGAGGAGACGCATGTCTACGAGCGTCTCCTGGCGGCGAACGCCGGCAGGCCGCGCTTCGTCCTGCACGACGGGCCGCCATACGCCAACGGCCACATCCACCTCGGCACGGCGCTCAACAAGGTGCTGAAGGACATCATCGTGAAGCACCGCGCGATGACGGGGCGCCTCGCTCCGTACGTGCCGGGCTGGGACTGCCACGGCCTCCCGATCGAGCTCAACGTCGAGAAGGAGCTCGGGCGCGCCAAGAAGGAGGCGATGCCGAAGAGCGAGGTGCGCGCCCGCTGCCGCGCCTACGCCGAGCGCTTCGTCGCCGTCCAGCGCGCGGAGTTCCGGCGCCTCGGCGTGCTCGGCGACTGGGAGCATCCGTACCTCACCATGGACCCGTCGTACGCGGCGGAGGAGGTCCGTGCCCTCGGGCGGTCGATCGCGGAGGGGCTCGTCTACCGCGGCAAGAAGCCCGTCCTCTGGTGTCCGTCGTGCGCCACCGCGCTCGCCGAGGCCGAGGTCGAGTACAGGGACGACGAATCGCCCTCGGTCCACGTCGCCTACCCCTTCGTCGAGCCCCTCCCTGCGGCGTTGCGGGGCGTCGCGGCGCCCGCGGCCGCGATCTGGACGACGACGCCGTGGACGCTCCCCGCGAGCCTCGCTGTCGCCGTACATCCCGAGCACGAGTACGTGGCGGCGACGTTCGGAGAGCGGACCCTCGTCGTGGCCGCCGCGCTCGTGCCCGCGCTCGAGCGCCTGCTAGGCGCCGCGAAGGTGCTCAGGCGCTTCCGCGGCGCCGAGCTGGAGGGCGGCCGTTGCCGGCACCCATGGATCGACCGGATCGTGCCCATCGTGCTCGCCGACTACGTGACCCTCGAGACCGGCACCGGGCTCGTGCACACGGCGCCCGGGCACGGGCAGGAGGACCACGAGACCGGCCTCCGCTACGGCCTCGAGGTGCTGGCACCGGTGGACGCGCACGGACGGTTCACGGCCGAGGTCCCGGAGTGGGCCGGGACGAGCGTGTGGGAGGCGAATCCCCGCATCGTCGAGCACCTGCGCGCGAAGGGCGCCCTGCTGGCCGCCGCGACCGTCGCGCACAGCTACCCGCACTGCTGGCGCTGCAAGAACCCGGTGGTCTTCCGTGCCACCGAGCAGTGGTTCATCGGCATGGAGCGCGCCGATCTCCGCAAGCGAGCCCTCGCCGAGATCGAGCGGGTGCGCTGGATCCCCGCCTGGGGGCGCGAGCGGATCGGCAACATGATCGCCACCCGGCCCGACTGGTGCATCTCGCGCCAGCGCGACTGGGGCGTGCCGGTGGTCGCCGTCTACTGCGAGGCGTGCGGCGAGGCAATCGCCAGCGAGGCGCTCTGCGCGCACGTGGCGGCGGTCTTCG is a genomic window containing:
- a CDS encoding NUDIX domain-containing protein; amino-acid sequence: MRARRLPHGSTYVLVFNRRGELFVHLRSPDKDVYPGRWDVAVGGVLAAGESFDEGARREVREELGVELEPEPLFPLRWADEHTVVHGMVYRARHDGPFRLQPEEIVRGEFLALEAVAARAAREPFCPDGLAALVEYRRRPGGRE
- a CDS encoding molybdenum cofactor guanylyltransferase, with protein sequence MSTHAGRAVDTAEPAGTFACRMTASVAGVIVAGGRASRMGGRDKAFAAVGGEPIAVRTIRLFHDLFPQVLVATNRPERFRGLGVETVADRFPGCGPLAGIHAALLAARHPYAFVAACDMPGLDPHVIRFLLARIGGADAVVPRWQGDVEPLHAVYAARCLPATEASLRAGRPTLRDFLGTIRVDYVSEAELGRVRGAAASLVNVNTPEELAAVGGRFEEPWG
- a CDS encoding NAD-dependent deacylase; protein product: MEAWELEVLERAAECLARARYLIALTGAGLSVESGIPPFRGPGGLWTKHGEPPMDGYQRFLRDPRRAWEERLNPAGPMRELWEALAAARPNPGHTALAELEELGVLKCTITQNVDNLHRAAGSERLLEIHGNATLIRCIECIARYPRESIDFAELPPRCPSCRGILKSDTVSFGEPIPPDVLDRCFEEAERADCMIVAGTSATVYPAAQFPITIHQRGGDLLEVNPYDSEITPLCRHALRGPAGEILPQLVERLRARL
- a CDS encoding Zn-ribbon domain-containing OB-fold protein, which codes for MPEYSGPLPLPTPETRPFWEAARRHELSLQRCRTCGAHVFYPRAVCPRCLGADLEWRRVSGRGRLHTFTVVHRGARNFPLPVPYVIAIVELDEGPRMMTNLVGIAPDPAKITIGMPVEVVFEDVSPEVALPRFRPA
- a CDS encoding thiolase encodes the protein MRGRVAIVGAAEADEHGKLPHKSAFQLHAEAARNALADAGLRKDAVDAVFSAGLWMGSETAEYLGIRPRYIDGTQIGGCSFIAHVEHAMAAIAAGVCEVALITHGESGASRIGMPGTRFGPDSWRLQFEQPFGLAGPPTGYALAAARHMHEFGTTSEQLAEVAVATRKWAQLNPRALMRDPLTVEDVLASRMISWPLHLLDCCLVTDAGGAVVVTSAERARDCLQRPVYVLGTGEASTHVMVSQMPDFARWEAARMAGERAFAMAGVTPADVDVAQVYDAFTIVPIMALEALGFCREGEGGAFVAGQRTAPGGDFPMNTNGGGLSYTHSGMYGMFTLVEAVRQLRGECGPRQVAGARIALCHGLGGMFSAAATLIAGTEVP
- a CDS encoding glutaredoxin family protein, giving the protein MMHAAPVLLYTRTGCPYCAAMRAELAARGVAVREVNLTEHPEAVAELLKVTRGRRIVPVVVGGGRIEIAPEGGSSF
- a CDS encoding DUF3553 domain-containing protein; protein product: MPPRLYLRLGDRVFHTDHEEWGEGAVVEEMTSVLEGGTCLVRIMFADGRQRTFHNDLESNLCCYFFGLRKHWRGAARVLFEPEAPRGRAPRRRLP
- a CDS encoding LLM class flavin-dependent oxidoreductase; this translates as MDRLALGLMPLRDASPRDVVAWSQRAEALGFEAVFISESYGDSLAYAEAVALATDRLRVGTAITNVYLRQPTLLAEQAAAAQEFSGGRLLLGLGVGHRAVNEPLGIDMGDPLGKMRQVIGTLRSAWTSGPHQPRPAIQPKLLAAALAERMIELAGELTDGPIFNLFPLARYPRALAALGRGAARAGRDPGALQVCHFTTCYLADDGAAALREAKRMLARYANLPFYGNMLAASGFRAEVEAVRVAWRTRDVARAEAAVSDALADAVTLAGDPAHCRARLAAYRRAGASLAIVFPNPVGESRAAAVERTLTAFAPRGSL
- the ileS gene encoding isoleucine--tRNA ligase; translated protein: MDYKATLNLPRTDFPMKANLAQREPETVRRWEETHVYERLLAANAGRPRFVLHDGPPYANGHIHLGTALNKVLKDIIVKHRAMTGRLAPYVPGWDCHGLPIELNVEKELGRAKKEAMPKSEVRARCRAYAERFVAVQRAEFRRLGVLGDWEHPYLTMDPSYAAEEVRALGRSIAEGLVYRGKKPVLWCPSCATALAEAEVEYRDDESPSVHVAYPFVEPLPAALRGVAAPAAAIWTTTPWTLPASLAVAVHPEHEYVAATFGERTLVVAAALVPALERLLGAAKVLRRFRGAELEGGRCRHPWIDRIVPIVLADYVTLETGTGLVHTAPGHGQEDHETGLRYGLEVLAPVDAHGRFTAEVPEWAGTSVWEANPRIVEHLRAKGALLAAATVAHSYPHCWRCKNPVVFRATEQWFIGMERADLRKRALAEIERVRWIPAWGRERIGNMIATRPDWCISRQRDWGVPVVAVYCEACGEAIASEALCAHVAAVFEREGADAWFRRPVAELVPPGMRCPRCGAAAFRPETDILDVWFDSGVSWKAVVERRPELGGRADLYLEGSDQHRGWFHSALLTGVAVERRAPYDIVITHGFFVDGSGRKMSKSLGNAIAPEEILKRHGAELLRLWVAATDYREEMRISEEILEGFVEAYRRVRNTARFLLGNLYDFDPARDAVAVERLPELERWALHQTHALAARCLAGYEDFEFHLVFHALNNFCSVDLSAFYLDVRKDRLYCERAGGPERRATQTVLHAILDVLVRLMAPVLSFTAEDVWRFMPGAGRPESVFLAGLGPPPAEWRAPDVAARFEQLLAVRGAVTKAIEEARQAGLVRQSSEARLALGAPSADGLGRLLAECAADLPSLFLVADVALGGADGAPESPLVPGLRVGVERAPGEKCPRCWNIRALGQDPRHPDLCERCAGVVA